TTCGGAACCGGTCCAGTGCCGGTCTTCGGGCTGCTTCTGGTCCTCTGTAAGCCCATACTGTTCCCGGTAGATTTTCCAGATCATCTGCTTCTGCGAGTCCCCGGGCAGATCCAGAAAGAAGAGACCGTCAAAGCGTTCGGCCCGGATCAGCTCGGGAGGAAGTTTTGAGATGTCGTTGGCAGTGCAGACCACAAATACATCGGAAGTATGGTCATTCAACCAGCTCAGCAGCGATCCCAGCATGCGCGTGGAGACGCCACTGTCAGACTGTCCGGACGAGGCCGCCCCGCTCAGGCCTTTTTCGACTTCATCAATGAATAGAACGGCTGGCTGCATGGCATCGACGATCCGAAGTGCCTGTCGTGTTCGCTCTTCAGTCTGGCCGACCAGCGCGCCCATCAGGGTACCGACGTCGAGAGTCAGAGTGGCTCGTCCAGTCTCCCTGCCCAGGGCTTTGGCGAAGGCACTTTTCCCGGTCCCTGGGACTCCCAACAGCAGCACGCCCCGAGGACGCACAGGGGTTGATTCCTGCGATCTGGGACGCAGTGCACATCGGCAAAAGGCCTTGAGAGATTCCAGGCCTCCTAGGTCATCAAATGATTCCGATCCGCTGTGGAGCGTTAACAGTCCGCTTTTTAGCAGCGTTTGGGCCTTCAACTCCAGGACGACGGAGACATCGATTCGTCCGTGTCGTACCAGGGAGAGGCTGAAGGCCCCTTCGGCTTCATATCGGGTCAGTCCACAGGCAGCGTCCAGGACACGCTCCAGTTCCGGTCCTCCCGGCAATTCACCGGGTTCCGTGGCAATGCTGCGGGCGATTTCTTCCAACTGGCTCCGATCGGGGAGATCGTGTTCCAGGCAGACGAACATTTTTTCCAATTCCGTGGGAATCTGGACCAGGCTGGAGAGGACGATTACGAAGGTCCGGGTCTGCTTTCCCAGGCTGATCTGTTGCGTCAGTACCTGAATGATCTCAGGGGAATTGATGAACCGGTGGAAATTCTTGAGAACCAGCAGCGTGGGCCGGTCTGGATCGGCCTGGCTATTGAGACTGTGGATGGCTGCCAGGGGATCGGGATACGACGTGTCGTTGTCTCCAACGATCTCTGTTCCCTGCAGACCCCGGTCAATATCCCAGGAGAGCAGGCCCCAGTCTTCACTGTGACAGAGACGCGTGATTTCCAGCAACGCCTCGTCGTGTTCGTGGCTCTGAACCCAGATGCCGGTAAAACAGGCGCGTACGTTCTCCGCCAGTCGTTCGGATAGTAGCATAGGTGTTTCCTTGTTGGTTTGAAGGAAAAGATGTGTGAAGAATGCTTAAGCGGTTTCAGCCAGTTGGCCGATCGTTTCCAGCCAGGAGATGATTTCCCCGTCCGGATCACGTTCCTGCAGCAGGGAGACCGTCATCTCCTCGACGGCGCTGGTATTGAGCCAGTGCTTGGCCCGATTCCTGAGCTTGACCCGCGGTCGACGATCGAGGCGTTCCCAGCAATAGTCGTCATGACGGCTATCAAAGACCCGCTGTGCCACTTCCGACGCCACGCAATCTTGGTCCCCGAATTCAGGTGAGATGTTGGCAACGGCCTCTATGGCACGGGGATGCAGGTAGTTTTCCAGGCTCCTTTTCCGTGTCAGCACGGCACTGCAACGGGGACGGCGGTTGATCTGGGCAACCATTTCCTCCCGCTGCTCTGTTTCAGGGGGGCTCTCCCCGTCATAAAGATGGAATTCTGCGAGTTGAAGTGGGGCCAGCCGCCTGATCCAGGCCCGGGGATAACCGCCGATCGGGAGAAAGATGAGTTCCCCGCTGCCCTCCATGGCTGCCAGATCAGGGAGTGCGGGCTGCTCGGCATGGAGTAGCGTCGAGATGCGTGTCAGGAATTCGATGTCGTGCGTCCCTTCGACGACGACCAGGATACGCACCGGTGGGGGATGTTGGACAATCCGCCCAGGTAATTCCTGTATGTCATGTGATGTGAAAGCTAATTCTCCTGTATAAATTGGTTGGGTTCCTGTTGAACCGTCTGGTGGTACTCGGCAGT
The nucleotide sequence above comes from Gimesia sp.. Encoded proteins:
- a CDS encoding AAA family ATPase, which encodes MLLSERLAENVRACFTGIWVQSHEHDEALLEITRLCHSEDWGLLSWDIDRGLQGTEIVGDNDTSYPDPLAAIHSLNSQADPDRPTLLVLKNFHRFINSPEIIQVLTQQISLGKQTRTFVIVLSSLVQIPTELEKMFVCLEHDLPDRSQLEEIARSIATEPGELPGGPELERVLDAACGLTRYEAEGAFSLSLVRHGRIDVSVVLELKAQTLLKSGLLTLHSGSESFDDLGGLESLKAFCRCALRPRSQESTPVRPRGVLLLGVPGTGKSAFAKALGRETGRATLTLDVGTLMGALVGQTEERTRQALRIVDAMQPAVLFIDEVEKGLSGAASSGQSDSGVSTRMLGSLLSWLNDHTSDVFVVCTANDISKLPPELIRAERFDGLFFLDLPGDSQKQMIWKIYREQYGLTEDQKQPEDRHWTGSEIRACCRLATLLDVPLTQAAENVVPVAVTAAESVARLRRWASNRCLSAEQPGVFVHGERSGARAQRKLSRDPRRN
- a CDS encoding ATP-dependent endonuclease, with the translated sequence MRILVVVEGTHDIEFLTRISTLLHAEQPALPDLAAMEGSGELIFLPIGGYPRAWIRRLAPLQLAEFHLYDGESPPETEQREEMVAQINRRPRCSAVLTRKRSLENYLHPRAIEAVANISPEFGDQDCVASEVAQRVFDSRHDDYCWERLDRRPRVKLRNRAKHWLNTSAVEEMTVSLLQERDPDGEIISWLETIGQLAETA